One Pseudodesulfovibrio senegalensis DNA segment encodes these proteins:
- a CDS encoding bacteriohemerythrin: MTSQPRQHIQLLIAIFIVLAAGTMGYMFLETGWSLLDALYMTVITITTIGFGEIHELSTAGRIFTIGLIFTGLGLAAVFATQVAKVIVQAGARNLYEKRKMKDRINKVSSHTLVCGYGKIGRAICLKLFELGLDFVVVDSKEEQLGEARQRGYLALCGDAAVDGVLLSAGIRKAEYIVLCINDDAANINISLAARELNPDIYIVARGSDPAIEYRMLRAGANTVVYPLALGGEQIAHILARQAGVTESPAVENGHNAVMGHGLKIFRNLGDAPVSVKDALQQTAGIAAIALKRIDGAETENPSNELLLAHGDSLLVLVRSDECSDCHLANAIRWSDKLLLGIPSIDSEHRVLVKYAEDFQKAINENAGHEAIARLFDRLLEYTTSHFAREEALMQKREYPHMEEHVNEHRRITREVMELNRDKRYVFPASVDSFLEDWIINHINQTDRQYVEYLKK, encoded by the coding sequence ATGACGTCACAACCGCGCCAACACATACAGCTTCTGATTGCCATTTTTATCGTACTTGCCGCAGGCACGATGGGGTACATGTTCCTGGAAACAGGGTGGAGCCTACTTGATGCCCTGTACATGACCGTCATAACCATCACCACCATCGGCTTTGGTGAAATACACGAACTCTCCACAGCAGGGCGCATCTTTACCATAGGACTCATTTTTACAGGTCTCGGCCTTGCTGCCGTCTTTGCAACACAGGTGGCCAAGGTAATCGTGCAAGCCGGGGCTCGAAACCTTTATGAGAAACGCAAGATGAAAGACAGAATCAACAAAGTGTCATCCCACACGCTTGTTTGCGGATATGGCAAGATCGGCAGGGCCATCTGCCTCAAACTTTTCGAATTGGGGCTTGATTTCGTGGTAGTGGATTCAAAGGAAGAGCAATTGGGGGAAGCCAGGCAACGAGGGTATTTGGCACTGTGTGGCGATGCTGCTGTCGATGGCGTATTGCTTTCCGCAGGTATTCGCAAAGCCGAATACATAGTACTGTGCATTAACGACGATGCGGCCAACATCAATATTTCCCTGGCTGCACGAGAACTGAATCCAGACATATACATCGTTGCCCGGGGTTCGGACCCGGCCATTGAGTACCGTATGCTGCGGGCCGGAGCCAATACGGTGGTTTATCCGCTGGCACTGGGAGGAGAGCAGATTGCCCACATCCTTGCTCGGCAGGCCGGTGTCACCGAATCCCCGGCGGTGGAAAATGGCCACAACGCTGTCATGGGGCATGGCCTGAAGATATTTCGCAACCTGGGCGACGCTCCGGTTTCCGTCAAGGATGCGCTGCAACAGACAGCAGGCATTGCCGCCATTGCCCTGAAACGAATCGACGGCGCGGAAACCGAAAACCCGTCAAATGAACTCCTTCTGGCGCATGGGGATTCCTTGCTCGTACTGGTCCGCTCGGACGAATGTTCAGACTGCCATCTTGCAAACGCCATACGCTGGTCCGACAAACTCTTGCTCGGCATACCAAGCATTGACTCGGAACATCGTGTTTTGGTCAAATATGCGGAGGACTTCCAAAAAGCCATCAATGAAAATGCCGGACATGAAGCGATCGCACGCCTTTTTGACCGTCTTCTCGAATACACCACCAGCCACTTTGCCCGCGAGGAAGCGCTCATGCAGAAACGGGAATATCCTCATATGGAAGAACACGTAAACGAACATCGACGCATCACGCGTGAGGTCATGGAATTGAACAGGGACAAACGGTACGTGTTTCCGGCCAGTGTGGACAGTTTTCTTGAAGACTGGATAATCAACCACATTAACCAGACAGATCGGCAATATGTGGAATATTTAAAAAAATGA
- the dapA gene encoding 4-hydroxy-tetrahydrodipicolinate synthase — protein MFSGAFTALSTPFRDGAVDEQNYRDFIEWQIEQGIDGLVPCGTTGEAATLSHAEQGQVIRMCVEQAKGRVPVIAGAGSNSTKEAIELTKMAKDAGADAALLITPYYNKPTPEGLIAHFKAIGDEVSMPFVIYNVPGRTSLNLLPKTLKRIKDAVPDVVGIKEATGNLRQCAEVIEECGRDFDMLSGDDFTVLPLLSVGGSGVISVISNIMPADMAGMCKAYVAGDGKKALDLSLKMAPVNRAMFFETNPMPVKTSLYKMGVFKNLEFRLPMVPVTSETDAKLDQVLREANLI, from the coding sequence ATGTTTAGCGGCGCGTTTACCGCATTGTCGACGCCATTTCGCGATGGTGCTGTCGATGAACAGAATTACAGGGATTTTATCGAGTGGCAAATTGAACAGGGAATAGACGGACTTGTTCCTTGTGGAACCACCGGCGAAGCGGCGACCTTGAGTCATGCCGAACAGGGACAGGTCATCCGCATGTGTGTGGAACAGGCCAAAGGACGTGTTCCGGTCATTGCTGGTGCCGGTTCCAACAGCACCAAGGAAGCCATTGAACTGACCAAAATGGCCAAGGATGCCGGGGCTGATGCAGCACTCCTGATTACCCCCTACTACAATAAACCGACTCCGGAAGGACTCATCGCGCATTTCAAGGCCATTGGCGACGAAGTTTCCATGCCTTTTGTGATTTACAACGTGCCGGGTCGAACTTCACTGAATCTTCTGCCCAAGACGCTCAAACGCATCAAGGATGCGGTTCCTGACGTGGTGGGCATCAAGGAAGCCACAGGCAACCTCAGACAGTGTGCCGAAGTCATCGAGGAATGTGGTCGAGATTTCGACATGCTGTCCGGTGATGATTTTACGGTACTGCCGTTGCTTTCCGTTGGCGGTTCCGGTGTTATCTCCGTAATTTCGAACATCATGCCTGCCGATATGGCCGGAATGTGCAAAGCGTATGTAGCGGGCGACGGAAAGAAAGCTCTGGACCTGAGTCTGAAAATGGCCCCCGTGAACAGGGCCATGTTCTTTGAAACCAACCCAATGCCGGTTAAAACCAGCCTGTATAAAATGGGTGTTTTCAAAAATCTTGAGTTCAGGCTTCCCATGGTTCCGGTAACATCGGAAACTGATGCGAAGCTTGATCAGGTCTTGCGTGAAGCAAATCTTATCTAG
- a CDS encoding UshA-like (seleno)protein family 2, whose protein sequence is MPRILLSLALAIGLAFPVVCKAESVLNIRYTANTYGTVRPCPSUSNKTIGGVARRATYLLDVAHRNASTLTVAGPYEFTHRAGDLPTVDFLTAMRTAFVSMDYDVGFLSDRERKAFAARDLSLPKGWFTHDAPSIYRISLPEGKIAALVFVPALPQHADTVGIDMKKKVANLFSQARTQANIVIAVSDWGIKPERDYLAGIGNDPCPDIFLGSGRGGGIVGQVLADGRVYYVRPYEKGKAVTCISVLSWPAKNDEFKWIRKKNITSELVVLDDGFSESLIINQIFSKVDVSNN, encoded by the coding sequence CCATAGGCCTGGCGTTTCCGGTTGTATGCAAGGCAGAATCCGTTTTGAACATACGGTATACGGCCAATACATACGGCACGGTCCGGCCATGCCCCTCCTGAAGTAACAAGACCATTGGAGGAGTGGCCCGGCGGGCCACATATCTGCTTGATGTCGCACATCGCAACGCCTCGACCCTAACGGTCGCTGGCCCCTATGAGTTTACGCACAGAGCAGGAGATTTACCGACGGTTGATTTCCTGACGGCCATGCGCACAGCCTTTGTGAGCATGGACTATGATGTAGGCTTTCTGTCAGACAGGGAACGCAAGGCGTTTGCTGCGAGGGATCTGTCCTTGCCCAAGGGATGGTTTACCCACGATGCTCCTTCCATTTATCGTATTTCATTGCCTGAAGGAAAAATCGCGGCCTTGGTGTTTGTACCTGCCCTGCCGCAGCATGCGGATACTGTGGGAATAGACATGAAAAAAAAGGTTGCGAACCTCTTTTCACAGGCGCGCACTCAGGCAAATATTGTCATTGCCGTCAGTGATTGGGGGATCAAACCTGAGCGGGATTATCTGGCCGGAATCGGTAATGATCCCTGCCCGGATATTTTTCTCGGCAGCGGCCGGGGAGGTGGCATTGTCGGTCAGGTTTTGGCCGATGGTCGTGTCTACTATGTCCGCCCTTACGAGAAGGGAAAAGCCGTCACATGTATTTCGGTTTTGAGCTGGCCCGCAAAAAATGATGAATTCAAGTGGATTCGAAAGAAAAACATTACTTCCGAGCTCGTTGTTCTTGATGACGGTTTCAGCGAGAGCTTGATAATTAATCAAATTTTCAGCAAAGTCGACGTGAGCAACAACTAA